A genomic segment from Montipora foliosa isolate CH-2021 chromosome 9, ASM3666993v2, whole genome shotgun sequence encodes:
- the LOC137969572 gene encoding collagen triple helix repeat-containing protein 1-like isoform X1, with product MIENLRFRLPSVSPIDMKRLIAVVLFLLPLLPADGQNSPSTSKIQPKCPNGPPGLPGRNGVNGHNGLPGRDGRDGAKGEKGVAGPSGQPGLKGEAGTSGKDADHRNWKQCVWRSQDNRDIGLIKDCLFTKAKDDTALRVVYQGNLYMYCNTCCKRWFITFNGAECSGPMPVDVVQWIRKGVGHDEHRPLSIEGYCENIHKGKIRVGINIGNCNGYGNSDGHTGWNSVSRLMIEEVPRSQ from the exons ATGATTGAGAACTTGAGGTTCAGGCTACCATCAGTTTCCCCCATTGACATGAAGAGATTAATTGCCGTGGTTCTGTTTCTGTTGCCGTTGCTACCAGCAGATGGTCAAAATTCGCCGTCTACTTCAAAA ATTCAACCTAAGTGCCCTAATGGCCCGCCGGGTCTTCCAGGACGAAATGGGGTGAACGGGCACAATGGGTTACCAGGCCGCGACGGACGCGATGGCGCCAAAGGAGAAAAGGGAGTGGCAGGACCTTCGGGGCAACCTGGTCTGAAGGGAGAAGCGGGAACGAGTGGAAAAGATGCTGATCATAGAAACTGGAAGCAGTGCGTGTGGAGAAGTCAAGACAATCGCGATATCGGCCTAATAAAG GATTGTCTGTTTACAAAAGCCAAAGATGACACCGCTCTCCGTGTTGTTTACCAAGGCaatttgtacatgtactgtaacacCTGTTGTAAGCGATGGTTCATTACCTTCAACGGTGCAGAATGCAGTGGCCCAATGCCTGTTGATGTGGTGCAGTGGATAAGAAAAGGAGTCGGCCATGATGAACACAGACCTTTATCAATAGAGGGTTACTGCGAGAATATCCACAAAGGCAAAATCCGTGTTGGGATCAACATCGGAAATTGCAATGGTTATGGTAACTCTGATGGCCATACTGGATGGAATTCAGTGTCTCGTTTGATGATCGAAGAAGTTCCTCGGTCCCAGTAA